A single window of Methylacidimicrobium sp. AP8 DNA harbors:
- the pgi gene encoding glucose-6-phosphate isomerase: protein MSLPTSLPSWRKLEEHHAQIRSLHLRDLFREDPERAERFSVSLEDIVFDYSKNRITNQTLDLLLQLAREAELPRWIEKMFAGEKINVSERRAVLHIALRKPRGSSVFVDGKDVMPEVHAVLDRMREFSESVRTGRWHGYTGRPIQDVVNIGIGGSDLGPMMVTRALRPYHSSLRLHFVSNIDGTHLVETLRGLDPETTLFLVSSKSFGTLETLTNARSARAWFLDKAKDPAAVAKHFVAISTNEKAVVAFGIDKKNMFPFWDWVGGRYSLWSAIGLSIVLAIGMDRFEELLAGAHAADEHFRTAPLEKNIPVLMGLLGIWYNNFFQASTHAVFPYDQYLEFLPAYLQQADMESNGKHVQKDGTPVAVTTGPILWGAPGTNGQHAFFQLLHQGTKLVPADFLVPAQSHNPLGPSDEHHRMLLANCLAQTEALLRGRTAEEVRAEMEAAGLAAEDIARLTPHRVCEGNRPSNTFLFRKLTPRTLGSLIALYEHKIFVQGTIWNIDSFDQWGVELGKQLAQNLLPEISGEPARKPHDSSTERLLRLVRGWL, encoded by the coding sequence ATGAGCCTTCCCACCTCCTTGCCTTCCTGGCGCAAGCTCGAAGAGCACCACGCCCAGATCCGTTCTCTCCACCTCCGGGATCTCTTCCGCGAGGATCCGGAGAGAGCCGAAAGGTTTTCGGTTTCCCTCGAAGACATCGTCTTCGACTACTCGAAGAACCGGATTACGAACCAGACCCTCGACCTCCTGCTTCAGCTCGCCCGGGAGGCGGAGCTGCCCCGCTGGATCGAGAAGATGTTCGCGGGGGAAAAGATCAATGTCTCCGAACGGCGGGCGGTGCTCCACATCGCTCTCCGCAAGCCGCGGGGCAGCTCCGTTTTCGTCGACGGCAAGGACGTGATGCCCGAGGTGCACGCCGTTCTCGACCGGATGCGGGAGTTCAGCGAATCCGTCCGCACCGGCCGTTGGCATGGCTATACGGGGCGGCCGATCCAAGACGTGGTGAACATCGGCATCGGCGGATCCGACCTCGGCCCCATGATGGTCACTCGGGCCCTCCGCCCCTACCACTCCTCGCTACGGCTCCACTTCGTCTCCAACATCGACGGAACGCACCTGGTCGAAACGCTTCGCGGCCTCGATCCGGAGACCACCCTCTTCCTCGTCTCCTCGAAGAGCTTCGGGACGCTCGAAACCCTCACCAACGCGCGATCGGCCCGCGCCTGGTTCCTCGACAAGGCGAAGGATCCCGCAGCGGTCGCCAAGCACTTCGTGGCTATCTCGACCAACGAAAAGGCGGTCGTCGCCTTCGGCATCGACAAGAAGAACATGTTCCCGTTCTGGGATTGGGTGGGCGGCCGCTACTCTCTCTGGTCGGCAATCGGGCTCTCGATTGTGCTCGCCATCGGCATGGACCGTTTCGAGGAGCTTCTGGCCGGCGCGCACGCCGCGGACGAGCATTTCCGCACAGCACCCCTGGAAAAGAACATCCCGGTCCTCATGGGCCTCCTGGGCATCTGGTACAACAACTTTTTCCAGGCTTCGACCCACGCGGTCTTCCCGTACGACCAGTATCTCGAGTTTCTTCCGGCCTATCTCCAGCAGGCCGACATGGAGAGCAACGGCAAGCACGTCCAGAAAGACGGAACGCCGGTCGCCGTGACGACCGGGCCGATTCTCTGGGGCGCGCCGGGCACCAACGGGCAGCACGCCTTTTTCCAGCTCCTCCATCAGGGCACGAAGCTGGTGCCCGCCGATTTTCTGGTTCCCGCCCAAAGTCACAATCCCCTGGGACCGTCGGACGAGCATCACCGCATGCTGCTGGCCAACTGCCTGGCTCAGACCGAGGCGCTCCTCCGGGGAAGGACGGCGGAGGAGGTGCGCGCCGAAATGGAAGCGGCCGGATTGGCGGCCGAGGATATCGCCAGGCTCACCCCCCACCGGGTCTGCGAGGGGAACCGGCCTTCCAACACTTTCCTTTTTCGGAAGCTCACCCCGCGAACGCTCGGCAGCCTGATCGCCCTCTACGAGCACAAGATCTTCGTTCAAGGAACGATCTGGAACATCGACTCCTTCGATCAATGGGGGGTCGAGCTCGGCAAGCAGCTCGCCCAGAACCTCCTGCCGGAGATCAGCGGGGAGCCCGCCCGCAAGCCGCACGACTCGTCGACCGAACGCCTACTCCGGCTCGTCCGCGGCTGGCTCTGA
- a CDS encoding DUF123 domain-containing protein, protein MATARTPESRPTWIRLSAGGKLSDPEQLPRTPGSYLLLVALLRDTRLPVGRLGICTLPRGFYAYCGSAFGTGGIRGRLARHLREGLPLHWHIDFLLRYARPIALAFREGDPSLECVWSQALGRLPNASFPARGFGASDCRRHCPSHLVLLSGTDAPARHPASPRPEAHACGTGRRAKERTCAEGWQAVKEALLPLLETSPHGA, encoded by the coding sequence ATGGCAACCGCCCGCACGCCAGAGTCCCGGCCGACTTGGATCCGGCTATCCGCCGGCGGCAAGCTTTCGGACCCGGAGCAGCTCCCGCGCACTCCCGGTTCCTATCTCCTCCTCGTGGCCCTGCTCCGGGACACAAGGCTGCCGGTCGGGCGTTTGGGCATATGCACCCTTCCTCGGGGCTTCTACGCGTACTGCGGATCGGCGTTCGGAACCGGCGGAATCCGCGGCCGCCTGGCCCGCCACCTCCGCGAGGGCCTCCCCCTCCACTGGCATATCGATTTTCTGCTCCGCTACGCCCGGCCGATCGCCCTCGCTTTCCGGGAAGGCGATCCCTCCCTCGAGTGCGTCTGGAGCCAAGCGCTCGGCCGGCTGCCGAACGCCTCCTTCCCGGCTAGGGGATTCGGCGCTTCGGATTGTCGGCGGCACTGCCCCTCGCATTTGGTCTTGCTTTCCGGGACGGACGCTCCCGCGCGGCACCCGGCAAGCCCCAGGCCGGAGGCGCACGCTTGCGGGACGGGCCGGCGGGCCAAAGAAAGAACGTGCGCCGAAGGATGGCAGGCCGTAAAAGAGGCTCTTCTACCCCTCTTGGAGACATCGCCCCATGGCGCCTGA
- a CDS encoding NAD-dependent malic enzyme — MAPESLNPSASHSFLLRLSYPNRIGMLAKVVRALSENGGDLGAMDIVSVHSGQMIREIAVNARSAEHAKRLQEEVAKLPEVTVLAVSDRVFQLHQGGKIQVENKVPLSNRDTLSMAYTPGVARVCEAIAARPELVYELTIKSNSVAVVSDGSAVLGLGDIGPAAAMPVMEGKAMLFREFGRIHAYPICLAARGIDEIVDTVARIAVGFGGINLEDISAPRCFDIEQKLQDRLDIPVFHDDQHGTAIVVLAALINSARLLGRDLQSQRYVILGAGAAGVAVAKMLLKVGCRRIIVCDRRGIIHPARSDLTPIKAWLAGHTNPDAVSGTVGDAMKGADVFIGVSSGGRISAEDVQGMAEPRTVFALANPTPELMPEEAAQYAYIVATGRSDYPNQINNVLAFPGIFQGALSVRASRITEGMKLAAAEAIASCIPPSEAAPEYIIPSVFNREVAGRVASAVALAAEKDRVARMERDRIEPTPLP, encoded by the coding sequence ATGGCGCCTGAATCGTTGAACCCGTCCGCCAGCCACAGCTTCCTTCTGCGTCTTTCCTATCCGAACAGGATCGGGATGTTGGCGAAGGTCGTCCGCGCGCTGAGCGAAAACGGCGGCGATCTCGGCGCGATGGACATCGTCTCGGTCCATTCGGGCCAGATGATCCGGGAGATCGCGGTCAACGCGCGCAGTGCGGAGCATGCGAAGCGGCTGCAGGAAGAGGTCGCCAAGCTTCCCGAGGTGACCGTCCTGGCCGTCTCCGACCGGGTCTTCCAGCTGCATCAGGGCGGCAAGATCCAAGTCGAGAACAAGGTTCCCCTGAGCAACCGCGACACCTTGTCGATGGCCTATACGCCCGGCGTCGCGCGCGTCTGCGAGGCGATCGCCGCTCGGCCCGAGCTCGTCTACGAGCTCACCATCAAGAGCAACTCGGTGGCGGTGGTGAGCGATGGATCGGCGGTCCTCGGCCTCGGAGACATCGGTCCGGCGGCGGCCATGCCGGTCATGGAAGGGAAAGCGATGCTCTTCCGCGAATTCGGCCGCATCCACGCCTATCCCATCTGCCTGGCCGCGCGCGGGATCGACGAGATCGTCGACACCGTCGCCCGGATCGCCGTCGGCTTCGGCGGGATCAACCTGGAGGATATCTCCGCACCCCGTTGCTTCGACATCGAGCAGAAGCTCCAGGATCGGCTGGATATTCCCGTCTTCCACGACGATCAGCACGGGACCGCCATCGTCGTGCTGGCCGCCCTGATCAACAGCGCCCGCCTGCTGGGGCGCGATCTGCAATCCCAGCGCTATGTCATCCTGGGAGCGGGAGCGGCCGGTGTGGCCGTCGCGAAGATGCTCCTAAAGGTCGGCTGTCGGCGGATCATCGTCTGCGACCGGCGCGGGATCATCCATCCCGCCCGCTCGGATCTGACCCCGATCAAGGCATGGCTAGCCGGCCACACCAACCCGGACGCCGTATCCGGAACGGTGGGCGATGCGATGAAAGGCGCGGACGTGTTCATCGGGGTCTCTTCGGGCGGGCGCATTTCCGCCGAAGATGTGCAAGGAATGGCCGAGCCGCGGACCGTCTTTGCGCTGGCCAATCCCACGCCCGAGCTCATGCCGGAGGAAGCAGCGCAGTACGCGTACATCGTGGCCACGGGGCGCAGCGACTATCCCAACCAGATCAACAACGTTCTGGCCTTCCCCGGGATTTTCCAGGGCGCTCTTTCCGTGCGGGCCTCCCGGATCACCGAAGGAATGAAGCTGGCGGCGGCCGAAGCGATCGCCTCCTGCATCCCGCCATCGGAAGCTGCACCCGAGTATATCATCCCCAGCGTGTTCAATCGGGAAGTCGCGGGCCGCGTGGCGAGCGCGGTTGCGCTGGCGGCGGAGAAGGACAGGGTCGCTCGGATGGAGAGAGACCGGATTGAACCGACCCCCCTTCCGTAA
- a CDS encoding exodeoxyribonuclease V subunit beta, whose amino-acid sequence MRRGLPIARCCLIRASAGTGKTEALAKRIVDLLRSGVDPHRIVAVTFTRKAAAEILDRVLRKLIEQAEADAERGAADGGGRARSALASLQVFLADLPRLHLRTIDSLFQRIVRVCSMELGLPEDFEVMDEFEARELRRWLLSRMFAENGSAGERLAEAMRRLRWGDDGKSIRSAADRWIARFGDAFADEPERERWGGEALCRSLDPGPPEEDGGELWEEIGRKLRILEPARAEAWEKLRPLLLAYRGYGPEDRVIRNIVESYDPASGCCGAFYWQRKKIVPDPEAALLFGRLVRFWLRNGIEAACRRTRGLLSLLADFQARYRHALRRQGRIAFDDAPRLLRQLGARGGGMDRDDWLRVAYRLDSQWDHWLFDEFQDTSRAQWQALQLLVEEAIQSTEGTKTFFCVGDGKQSIYGWRGGDRLLLEEIASRYAGGIEVERLAVSYRSRPAVIELVNTVFGDKAALEELYGKAGASWAEGWDRHSSALEGAGGYSCYLEVGTGLEASAATGTVPEGEAEEGEEASASAVDGVLARLVREVIRPAERRLSCAVLVQTNSWARRLADRLRREKVGSIFLEGEVFPGADNQLGRLVAAALQSLAHPADTLAKGWLDASPLGDRFRREWEETGWRLLHEKGFSGVVAEILGRLPGKLDEFGQQRAGLLREMACRFDRTGSRDVERFLRFWREQPVRLSETTGSVQVMTVHKAKGLGFDVVVVTELERSLSVRADLLEVESAGGVAGRLLSPGKAVVAKIPALAAAWAKAREKELFERLCVLYVALTRARRELYVLAEAPRAGRRRSPEGAEPGAPTLRDLLRRTLRGGEVRPLWGESNVEIRFERGVRSDPERGERISREEEPGRVGPLLFPPRSVRLTPVAPSRSEEETAAGAWIAARAAAREWGSRVHERLAGVERGDEPTREALRREARAAPDGPAKQAALAVLSCIESEECRAVFLPPAGTIVWRERPFEALVSGRWISGIFDRVHLFPGSDGSPAGATLYEFKTDGEGAECGEGRLLARYREQIGLYRTALAQMISLPVDRVRAFLVWVVSRRLLEVQPEPARESEGPIPAAQRYQACQTTRRVPSAGEEAGSPRL is encoded by the coding sequence ATGCGGCGAGGGCTTCCGATCGCGCGCTGCTGCCTGATCCGGGCCTCGGCCGGCACCGGCAAGACCGAAGCCCTGGCGAAGCGGATTGTCGATCTGCTCCGCTCCGGGGTCGATCCTCATCGGATCGTCGCGGTGACCTTTACGCGGAAGGCCGCGGCGGAGATCCTCGATCGGGTTCTGCGCAAGCTCATCGAGCAGGCGGAAGCCGATGCCGAGCGCGGGGCCGCGGACGGCGGCGGCCGCGCGCGAAGCGCGCTCGCCTCCCTCCAGGTCTTTCTGGCCGATCTGCCGCGGCTCCATCTGCGGACGATCGACAGCCTCTTCCAGCGGATTGTCCGTGTCTGCTCGATGGAGCTCGGGCTTCCTGAAGATTTCGAGGTGATGGACGAGTTCGAGGCGCGGGAGCTGCGCCGCTGGCTCCTCTCCCGGATGTTCGCGGAGAACGGATCGGCCGGAGAGAGGCTGGCGGAGGCGATGCGACGGCTGCGCTGGGGAGACGATGGGAAAAGCATCCGGAGCGCCGCCGATCGATGGATCGCCCGTTTCGGGGACGCCTTCGCGGACGAGCCCGAGCGGGAGCGCTGGGGGGGGGAGGCGCTCTGCCGGTCGCTCGATCCCGGACCGCCGGAGGAGGACGGTGGGGAACTTTGGGAGGAGATCGGCCGCAAGCTCCGGATTCTGGAGCCGGCAAGGGCCGAGGCGTGGGAGAAGCTCCGCCCTCTTCTTTTGGCGTACCGGGGGTATGGCCCGGAAGATCGGGTGATCCGGAATATCGTGGAGAGCTACGATCCGGCCTCCGGCTGCTGCGGGGCGTTTTACTGGCAACGCAAGAAGATCGTCCCGGACCCGGAGGCAGCCCTGCTTTTCGGCCGGCTGGTCCGGTTCTGGCTCCGGAACGGCATCGAAGCCGCCTGCCGGCGGACGCGCGGGCTCCTCTCGCTCTTGGCGGACTTTCAGGCCCGTTACCGGCATGCCCTCCGCCGGCAAGGACGGATCGCGTTCGACGATGCGCCGAGGCTCCTTCGGCAGCTCGGGGCGAGGGGTGGAGGCATGGATAGGGACGATTGGTTGCGGGTCGCCTATCGGCTCGACTCCCAGTGGGATCATTGGCTCTTCGACGAGTTCCAGGATACGAGCCGCGCGCAGTGGCAGGCCCTGCAGCTCCTGGTCGAAGAAGCGATTCAGTCGACGGAGGGAACGAAGACCTTTTTTTGCGTCGGAGACGGGAAGCAGTCGATCTATGGATGGCGGGGAGGAGACCGGTTGCTCCTCGAGGAAATCGCTTCCCGGTATGCCGGCGGCATCGAGGTCGAGCGGCTGGCCGTTTCCTATCGTTCGCGGCCCGCCGTGATCGAGCTGGTCAATACGGTTTTCGGCGACAAGGCGGCCCTCGAGGAGCTCTACGGGAAGGCGGGAGCTTCCTGGGCGGAGGGGTGGGACCGGCACTCCTCGGCTTTGGAAGGAGCCGGCGGATACAGCTGCTATCTTGAGGTGGGGACGGGCTTGGAGGCATCCGCGGCGACCGGCACGGTGCCGGAGGGAGAGGCCGAAGAGGGCGAAGAAGCTTCCGCCTCGGCCGTCGATGGGGTGCTGGCCCGCCTGGTCCGCGAAGTCATCCGGCCCGCCGAGCGACGCCTTTCCTGCGCGGTTCTGGTCCAAACCAACAGCTGGGCGCGCCGCTTGGCGGATCGCTTACGGAGGGAGAAGGTGGGATCGATCTTCCTCGAAGGCGAGGTCTTTCCCGGCGCGGACAACCAGCTCGGGCGGCTGGTGGCCGCCGCCCTGCAGAGCCTGGCGCACCCGGCGGACACGCTGGCCAAAGGGTGGTTGGACGCTTCTCCTCTTGGGGATCGGTTCCGCCGGGAATGGGAGGAAACCGGATGGCGGCTGCTCCACGAAAAGGGGTTTTCCGGTGTGGTCGCGGAAATCTTGGGACGCCTGCCCGGGAAGCTCGACGAATTTGGGCAGCAGAGGGCGGGCCTGCTGCGGGAGATGGCGTGCCGGTTCGACCGGACCGGTTCCCGGGACGTGGAACGGTTTCTGCGTTTCTGGCGGGAGCAGCCCGTGCGGCTTTCCGAGACGACGGGGTCCGTTCAAGTCATGACGGTCCATAAGGCAAAAGGCCTCGGCTTCGATGTCGTGGTGGTCACAGAGCTCGAGCGTTCCCTCTCGGTGCGGGCAGACCTGCTGGAGGTAGAGAGCGCTGGTGGGGTGGCCGGACGACTTCTCTCCCCGGGAAAAGCCGTGGTCGCCAAGATTCCCGCGCTGGCGGCGGCGTGGGCGAAGGCCCGCGAAAAGGAGCTCTTCGAGCGCCTCTGCGTGCTTTACGTCGCCTTGACCCGGGCCCGACGGGAGCTTTACGTCCTCGCGGAGGCTCCGCGGGCCGGGCGGCGGAGATCCCCGGAGGGCGCGGAGCCGGGCGCTCCCACCCTCCGCGATCTGCTGCGCCGGACTCTCCGGGGCGGAGAGGTCCGCCCGCTCTGGGGCGAGAGCAATGTCGAAATCCGGTTTGAGCGTGGCGTCCGGAGCGACCCGGAGCGGGGCGAGCGCATCTCCCGGGAAGAGGAACCCGGACGTGTCGGACCGTTGCTCTTCCCGCCGCGCTCCGTTCGCCTAACTCCGGTGGCGCCGTCGCGATCCGAGGAGGAGACGGCGGCGGGCGCCTGGATTGCTGCCCGCGCGGCGGCCCGGGAGTGGGGCAGTCGTGTCCACGAGCGGCTCGCGGGGGTGGAGAGGGGGGATGAGCCGACGCGCGAAGCGCTCCGCCGGGAGGCCCGCGCCGCACCCGACGGTCCGGCCAAGCAGGCGGCTCTGGCCGTGCTCTCCTGCATCGAAAGCGAGGAGTGCCGGGCCGTTTTTCTTCCGCCGGCGGGAACGATCGTCTGGCGGGAGAGGCCGTTTGAGGCCCTCGTCTCCGGCCGCTGGATCAGCGGAATCTTCGACCGGGTGCATCTCTTCCCTGGCTCCGACGGATCGCCCGCCGGCGCGACCCTTTACGAGTTCAAGACGGATGGGGAGGGGGCCGAATGCGGCGAAGGACGGCTCCTAGCCCGCTACCGGGAGCAGATCGGGCTCTACCGGACGGCGCTCGCCCAGATGATCTCGCTTCCCGTCGACCGGGTGCGCGCGTTCTTGGTCTGGGTGGTATCGCGGCGTCTCCTTGAGGTCCAGCCCGAACCGGCGCGCGAAAGTGAAGGCCCCATTCCTGCCGCTCAGCGATACCAAGCCTGCCAGACCACGCGGAGGGTGCCGAGCGCGGGCGAGGAGGCCGGGTCTCCCAGGTTGTGA
- a CDS encoding PD-(D/E)XK nuclease family protein yields the protein MRPERVFLGWDRPLVEEAADRLLARCGPGPWADLSRWLVIVPTRESGRMLRGSLCLRRPAGLLAPRVVTPMELFGWVRGPSEKWAGRTARIRAWTEVVLSEPGPEEGSPFPCDPGRRDFAWALGVGRSLCEAQDLLAEGGLTFSTAREAAGDLEPDLWVRLARWEERYRAILRRSGLRDPTEGRLEALEKGVWRFAEDSVALVGCPDPHPLALRLLQAVLPDRACSVWIHAPETIADGFDEWGRPQPAFWQSRRLPFPATTRIEAEEGQVALRAALLVEANRIREAVTIGVCASRLLPYLRLALAERKIPAFDPGGVPGRESSWLPLLADIRELLEEGSLAAFRRLLCHPAAGWLGVGPGESVRALLEAFDRAAARSPGKDFRAAAREEVLKPCVERAQRFLSAAGAEPLAALRKPFSEVFGGERCGEGDDILAEELAAALQEIEALAPSVERPLGAAEVLALLIDRLSGLSLPEERPEKAVELRGWLELLWDDAPHLVLAGFQEGSVPESVTHHFLLPPALRERLGLRTNAEREARDAYLFEAVLAQRRGRGRVDLLACRFTREGEPLFPSRLLFRCPPEELPGRVRRVLDGQQPPPRRQPAATDSFLLRIGPLVWAGERKLSITGLRDYLACPFFFFLRHVRRWEFVEEPPEELNDREFGGLLHEVLADFGREEAMKGCDRREEMEDCLRDLLSRRLHRRFPDGIPPAIMFQAAALEGRLAGFARAQAEEVRRGWTTVSVEEPVSFSIGAWEIVGRIDRVDRDPDGRVRLLDFKSAERARSPRSAHLCPASESTGPEEAVFEWKGKRLRWRDLQLPLYAAAWRRRHPACSAVEVAYFALPRERAQAGILEWKEWSPTLETEAESCAGRVLRAVEEGRFWPPSESIVWRREPWRSWFDGRPGEIVSPVSAVG from the coding sequence ATGCGCCCGGAACGGGTATTCCTCGGGTGGGATCGCCCTCTGGTCGAGGAGGCGGCGGACCGGCTCCTGGCGCGATGCGGACCGGGCCCTTGGGCTGATCTCTCCCGCTGGCTTGTAATCGTCCCGACGCGCGAGTCGGGAAGGATGCTGCGGGGATCGCTCTGCCTGCGCAGGCCGGCAGGCCTTCTGGCTCCCCGGGTCGTCACGCCTATGGAGCTTTTTGGTTGGGTGCGGGGGCCTTCCGAAAAGTGGGCAGGCCGGACGGCTCGGATCCGGGCCTGGACGGAGGTCGTCCTCTCGGAGCCAGGGCCGGAAGAGGGCTCTCCTTTTCCCTGCGACCCCGGACGGCGGGATTTTGCCTGGGCTCTCGGCGTGGGCCGGAGCCTCTGCGAGGCACAGGATCTCCTCGCCGAAGGGGGCTTGACGTTTTCCACCGCTCGGGAGGCGGCCGGAGATCTCGAGCCGGATCTTTGGGTCCGACTGGCCCGATGGGAAGAGCGATACCGGGCGATCTTGCGCCGTTCGGGATTGCGAGACCCCACCGAAGGCCGTTTGGAAGCTCTGGAGAAAGGTGTCTGGCGCTTCGCGGAGGATTCGGTGGCCCTCGTGGGCTGCCCCGATCCCCATCCGCTGGCGCTGCGGTTGCTGCAAGCGGTTCTGCCCGATCGGGCCTGCTCGGTATGGATCCACGCTCCGGAAACGATCGCCGACGGCTTCGACGAGTGGGGCAGGCCCCAACCGGCCTTTTGGCAGAGCAGGCGCCTGCCCTTTCCGGCCACGACGCGGATCGAAGCCGAGGAGGGGCAGGTCGCCCTTAGGGCCGCGCTTCTGGTGGAGGCGAACCGGATTCGGGAGGCGGTCACGATCGGGGTCTGCGCATCCCGCCTGCTCCCCTATTTGCGGCTCGCCTTGGCGGAGAGGAAGATCCCGGCCTTCGATCCCGGCGGCGTTCCCGGGCGGGAGTCGAGCTGGCTGCCGCTGCTTGCCGATATCCGGGAGCTTCTGGAGGAGGGGAGCCTCGCGGCCTTCCGCCGGCTCCTCTGCCACCCGGCGGCGGGCTGGCTGGGTGTGGGGCCGGGAGAGAGCGTGCGCGCCCTGCTGGAGGCCTTCGACCGGGCCGCCGCGCGCAGCCCGGGGAAGGATTTCCGGGCGGCGGCGCGGGAAGAAGTTCTGAAGCCTTGCGTCGAGCGGGCGCAACGCTTTCTTTCCGCGGCGGGAGCCGAGCCGCTGGCCGCCCTCCGGAAGCCCTTTTCGGAGGTCTTCGGTGGGGAGCGCTGCGGCGAGGGCGACGATATCCTTGCCGAGGAGCTGGCGGCCGCTCTGCAGGAGATAGAGGCGCTTGCGCCCTCCGTGGAACGCCCCTTGGGGGCCGCGGAGGTGCTCGCTCTTCTGATCGATCGCCTCTCCGGGCTCTCTCTTCCCGAAGAGCGCCCGGAAAAAGCGGTCGAGCTCCGCGGCTGGCTTGAGCTCCTCTGGGATGATGCGCCCCACCTCGTGCTGGCCGGATTTCAAGAGGGCTCGGTTCCCGAATCCGTCACGCATCACTTTCTGCTCCCGCCCGCCCTGCGCGAGCGGCTCGGCTTGCGGACCAACGCGGAGCGGGAGGCCAGGGACGCCTATCTCTTCGAGGCGGTTCTGGCGCAACGGAGAGGGCGCGGGAGGGTCGATCTGCTGGCGTGCCGCTTCACCCGGGAAGGGGAGCCTCTCTTCCCTTCGCGGCTCCTGTTTCGATGCCCACCGGAAGAGCTGCCCGGGCGCGTCCGGCGGGTCCTGGACGGGCAGCAGCCTCCGCCGCGCCGGCAGCCGGCGGCGACCGACTCCTTTCTGCTGCGGATCGGTCCCCTCGTGTGGGCAGGAGAGAGGAAGCTTTCGATCACGGGCTTGCGGGATTATCTGGCCTGCCCGTTTTTCTTCTTCCTCCGCCACGTTCGCCGTTGGGAATTCGTGGAGGAGCCGCCCGAAGAGCTCAATGACCGGGAGTTCGGCGGCCTGCTGCATGAGGTCTTGGCCGATTTCGGACGGGAGGAGGCGATGAAGGGGTGCGATCGGAGGGAGGAGATGGAGGACTGCCTGCGGGATCTGCTCTCCCGGCGGCTGCACCGGCGTTTTCCGGACGGGATCCCCCCCGCGATCATGTTTCAGGCCGCAGCGCTCGAGGGCCGGCTGGCGGGATTCGCCCGCGCGCAGGCCGAAGAAGTGCGGCGGGGGTGGACGACCGTCTCGGTGGAGGAGCCGGTGTCGTTTTCGATCGGAGCCTGGGAGATCGTCGGCAGGATCGACCGGGTGGATCGGGATCCGGACGGAAGGGTGCGCCTCCTGGACTTCAAGAGCGCCGAGCGTGCGCGGAGCCCGAGGTCGGCCCATCTGTGTCCGGCTTCCGAGAGCACCGGACCCGAGGAGGCCGTCTTCGAGTGGAAAGGCAAGCGACTGCGGTGGCGGGATCTGCAGCTGCCCCTCTATGCCGCGGCTTGGCGCCGCCGCCATCCCGCGTGCTCCGCCGTCGAGGTCGCCTACTTCGCGCTTCCGCGCGAGCGGGCGCAGGCGGGGATTCTCGAGTGGAAGGAGTGGAGCCCCACGCTCGAAACCGAAGCGGAATCGTGCGCGGGCCGCGTTTTACGCGCCGTGGAGGAAGGGCGCTTTTGGCCTCCTTCGGAATCGATCGTTTGGCGGAGGGAACCATGGCGGAGCTGGTTCGACGGCCGCCCGGGGGAAATCGTATCCCCTGTCTCCGCCGTCGGCTAG
- a CDS encoding TraR/DksA C4-type zinc finger protein: MEKGKESPAAASSVKGTHAKKRTAKKGGRAGLSGEVSSEEEAAATEPGDASFEAESKLTLADLPPKRRQAFLEKQKHRLLELRDEILGQMQGIAQDSLRVPPEGGEASGLGMHQADAGTEAYDKDFALSLLSQEQDALYEVEEALKRIENGTYGICQMCGRPIPLQRLEAVPHARFTVECQRQVELQRRFERRWESVPQFADLAEARGEEDEDASEERESPAE, translated from the coding sequence GTGGAGAAGGGCAAGGAATCGCCTGCGGCCGCTTCCTCCGTAAAAGGAACGCACGCCAAAAAAAGGACTGCCAAGAAAGGCGGCCGCGCCGGGTTGTCCGGCGAGGTCTCCTCGGAAGAAGAGGCGGCGGCGACCGAACCTGGCGACGCCTCTTTCGAGGCGGAGTCCAAGCTCACCCTGGCCGATCTGCCGCCCAAACGCCGGCAGGCTTTCCTTGAAAAGCAGAAGCATCGGCTACTCGAGTTGCGCGACGAAATTCTCGGGCAGATGCAGGGCATTGCCCAGGACTCCCTGCGCGTGCCCCCGGAAGGCGGCGAGGCGAGCGGCCTCGGCATGCACCAAGCCGATGCGGGAACCGAGGCGTACGACAAGGACTTCGCTCTGAGCTTGCTTTCCCAGGAGCAAGATGCTCTCTACGAGGTCGAGGAGGCCCTCAAGCGCATCGAGAACGGGACCTACGGGATCTGCCAAATGTGCGGGCGGCCGATCCCGTTGCAACGGCTAGAAGCGGTCCCACATGCGCGCTTCACCGTGGAATGCCAGCGACAGGTAGAGTTGCAGCGCCGTTTCGAGCGACGCTGGGAGTCGGTCCCGCAGTTCGCCGACCTGGCGGAAGCCAGGGGCGAAGAGGATGAGGATGCCTCCGAAGAGAGAGAGAGTCCTGCGGAATGA
- the rpsR gene encoding 30S ribosomal protein S18: MKKQKNKRTGRPAARESQRRIDINVEAIDFRNTDLLRKFTTESGRILPRRITGMPAKLHRRLTREIKRARNVLLMK; the protein is encoded by the coding sequence ATGAAAAAACAGAAAAACAAGCGGACCGGCCGCCCCGCCGCTCGCGAGAGCCAGCGCAGGATCGATATCAACGTCGAAGCGATCGACTTTCGCAATACCGATTTGCTGCGCAAGTTTACCACGGAAAGCGGGCGCATTCTTCCTCGACGGATCACGGGTATGCCTGCCAAACTTCACAGAAGGTTAACGAGAGAAATTAAAAGAGCGCGCAACGTACTTCTCATGAAGTAA
- the rpmB gene encoding 50S ribosomal protein L28, whose amino-acid sequence MARRCCILGRRPARGRRIRRKGKPKKEGGIGTHVTANTPRVFFPNFRRKKLFVPELGRWVSLRLSARGLKTLSKKGSYATLREAGVLR is encoded by the coding sequence ATGGCCCGTCGATGTTGTATTTTAGGTCGGCGCCCGGCTCGCGGCCGGAGGATCCGGCGCAAAGGCAAGCCGAAGAAAGAAGGGGGGATTGGCACGCACGTGACGGCGAACACGCCGCGGGTGTTTTTCCCCAACTTCCGGAGAAAGAAGCTATTTGTCCCGGAACTCGGCCGATGGGTTTCGTTGCGCCTTTCGGCCCGCGGACTCAAGACGCTGAGCAAGAAGGGATCGTATGCCACGCTCCGGGAAGCGGGCGTTTTGCGGTAA